Below is a window of bacterium DNA.
CGAAAGCCTCACCGGCTACGATGAAAAGACGAACGTCGTGCCGGCTCTGGCCGAAAAGTGGGAGATCAGCAATGGTGGCAAGACCTACAACTTCCACCTCCGGCCGAACGTGAAGTTCCACAACGGCCAGGCGATGACTGCGGACGACGTCAAGTACAGCATCGACCGCGTGATCGATCCAAAAACGGCCTCCCCCTGGCGCAGCTGGTTCGACTCGGTCCAGGAGGTCAAGATCGTCGACCCGATGACCATCCAGATCAACCTGAAGGACCCGTATCCG
It encodes the following:
- a CDS encoding ABC transporter substrate-binding protein, producing MRGSLSRRQLIAGGLALGGGFAALEALEHGRLVIPAAAAAAAQPKRGGTLVAAQEVDPVGLDPHTSSNFSALQGYEHIYESLTGYDEKTNVVPALAEKWEISNGGKTYNFHLRPNVKFHNGQAMTADDVKYSIDRVIDPKTASPWRSWFDSVQEVKIVDPMTIQINLKDPYP